The sequence GAGGATGTATAGAAGACGGCAGACATATTCGGATGGAATCACGTCGTCATGTTCGTCTGGCCATTTTTGGCAGTCTGCCGAGATCGGAGTGAAAGGCCTCCGGGACAATGGAAGAATAGACTCGTGTCGGATGTATGGAAGGAAATGAATTCACATCTTTTACTATCACAGCGATCCAGATAGCAAATTAATTACTTAGTCCTGCAAAAGTAATTCGAAATTGAGCGGTATCGATTTTGGcgccaatattttttaaaaatatattttttttttcctattttaaatCGTGAAAACATTTAGAAGCGGAGCAGTTCATACAAAGTTGAGATTTAGACGGACAAGCTGGCGACTTGGCACGTTCAATTGAGCGCGCCCGGATGACTGCTGTACGGTCCAGCGGATGGAAACGTCGGCGGGAGTGCTGTTATGTAATCCAGGAAACTTTATCcaaggttttatttttctcaattctttttattgGCGAGAGAAAGCGTTTCCCATTGCTTCTGCAccataaatttgaaaagggaaaatccTTTTTCATCGGGTTGGGCTCTACATCTTCTGTATTTGAGTTCAATGTTTCCGAGAAATGTATGCAAATGTTTGTATTCAAGCAGGAGaatgtttttgattttgcatTTTATATAGCGACATCGGATAGTAGAGACTATAGACGTTGTGGTTTGTGGTGACTCAGGTGACGTGCAGGCAAGCGCTCATTTTATAAGGAGTTATACTAGGAAATATTGTTCTGTTGGGTTATGCAGTTTATCAAAGTGATTTTTAGTTATTATACTCTGACTGATATAAAACGAGTGGAAAGATAAAGATTTaagagtttaaaaaaagaaatagaattcCCAAAAGAGTAAAGAAGAGGGTTTACCGCCCGGATTACTTTTGTTTAGTCTGCACTCTGTCGTTACCATGGTCGTTACACCACGCTCTTGAATTCTTCTTTCCTCGCAGTGTTTTTATTACAAATGTGTTCagtggattttttaaaatacgatGTCAATCGaagttgataaaaaaaaaaaaaggcgatgtTTACTTGTGTCTGGTATTTTCGAACAATGAGTGAGACCTGAGAGGCTGATATGTTTAAGCCAAACACCTGCCCATGAAACAACTCTTCATTTATCGTTTCATTTGCTCGTGGCTTCCAGTTCAATTGTGTTAAACTTTAAGTCTTGAACAATGTTTATATCGAGCTGTGCGTCGCTGATCACATTTCCCACCAACACTTTTAGTTTCTGTGGTGAAAAAACACCTGACAAAGTAAAACACCTGATGTGTGCTAAAACACTATTACCCGATGATAAAGGAAATGTGAAAATTTCTAAAGTTTCAAAAGAATTGtaatttaatgtaaaaaacaatttgggtCAGTGCTCTTTGATTGAACTTAACAATGTTATATTTTAGATCTAGTTCCTATGCTGTAGCAGAATGATTGTGCTCAAGCAACTGGAGAAAGCGTTTGTGAAGCAAACAAACTACAGTGTCTAATTGGCTATTTTAACTGCCATCAGGTGGTTCTTACGACCCGGTGTGTTCGCAGCGAACGAGTGGCCAGCATAGCCGCCGTCTACCCAAACATCAAGTACCTTTCATCGATGGCTAACTCCAAGATTTCTTACTTTCCATGCTCCTCCGGTAAGCAGTTCAACGATTGATTTCGCTTCGCTATTTCTctcctccacttttttttgtctctgcCCCATTCTACTTGTAACAACTTAACAGCGAAAGTGGTTCGTTCCGGTTTTCACTGAGGTACTTCCTTCTCCaccttttcttgtgtttatTACCGATCTGTTGACACAGATGGCGCAGGCTTTTGGCACTCACTTATACGGAGTTCTATGTAAAGAAATATTGTTATGAATGGTTATGCAATTTATCAAAATGATTTAGTATTCAAATCTGACTGATTAAACAATGGGGAAGATGTTTTTCGTAATACTGGGTAGTCGATGATGATAATCGTTTATTTGGCAAGGGATCTGCCAGGGTTTGACACGGAGGGTGAATGTGTAAATGAATTGTAACTTTATTTGATTGAACTTAAGAAGTGTAAATTAGCAAACATTTTTGCTTTCACTCTGACTTTCTACAGCGATTGGGAGAGATTTTCTTGCAAAAGCCAACCGGTAAAAGATTTTACAGAATGTATAAAACCTCCTGTTGAAATCCCAATAATCTCCAACCATACCTGATCTCCCTCTTGCAAATTTACTGTCGATTGTAGAACTACCGGAACTTCTTGCGAAGCAACTGTGTTGGCCTCATCATTCCAACTCTTTCCGATTTCAATGCCGTTCAAAAAAATTCCTAAATATAAATAAGCTACAGAGGAAGATGAGGTTGGGAAGCCAATCAATGTGGtagaggagaaaaaataagttcCCGTCCGTGGGGCTGTAAATTTTCCCGATGACATATCCATGGCCCCTCCTATGTTCAGTTTTGCAGTTGTGTAGGGGATCGGaatatttaatgaattgaATGAACCACTCGTAACCAAGAAATAAGTTGGCACTGATTGGACGTCAGTGAATCCCATCCATTTTTGGAAACCTACGTATATTAAACTGTTTAATCAGAATTCAATAGTTCAATTATTTATGTTAAATTATTCATTCAATTATTCATTAACAGTTAATCCAACATTCAATTGTACGTACCCGAATCGCTGGGAAGTTTAGTAAAGTTGCAGTAGACATTTTCCACCATCGTCGTGCCCATGACTGAATATAATCCAGTTAAAGTGTGTCCAATCCACCACAAATCTTCGCAGGACTTTGGCATTCCGGTGACGGCCATCTGTCCGCTACATTCTAACCTTCCCAGTGTATATTGGCCGGAAGAACCCTCCAATATGGTACGACCGAAGTTCAAACGCGTgattggcagcaaattcttgaCGGCGATAACTCCTGCAAGGTGATACGTTTTTAACTCAAATAAAATCGGGAAAGAACTAACACTTACCATTATCAGCTAACAGTGTAGGTAGACCTGAATCGCAGTTACATGTCACGGCAGGTGATTCGACACAATTTCCGTCCATTCCGCACTGGCAGACGTGGACACTAGAATTACTTCCCGACCAAAAGTATTGCGGGTTTCCATTCCTATCGTATCCCCAGGAATATGTGATGCCATTAATCTCCAACTCCAACAGAGCACTGATGCAATCGTACTAAACAATTTTAATCACATATGAATTAAAGTTACGTTTTTATTCGATATTGAAAGCTGAACGCACTCTAACGGATTGATGGCATTCGGTAGAAAATTCAGCTAGTGCCATAATCTGTCTCATAGTTGCGTTGTAGTTTACGACCTTTGAATAACAGCCAGGATTAGCGCAGTGTCCcaagacagttttcaattcGGTGTCGTGTAAAATCTCTGTAGAACCTGAGGCCATGTTACAATAGACGTAAATAGGATCATCGCCCACACCTTGGCCGTCTGGATCGATCCAGTACATTCCGGAACCTAAAGAAGGATCAGCTGCTCGGGTCTCTCTACAGGTCCTTAGGACGTAAATTTTACCGGAAGGTTGACTAATAGCAGAAACAGATTTGCTGCTGATTGGTTGTTGATTTTGAATAGCAATTAGAAGGGATTCTTGATGCTGGACTTTTTGTTCCAGTTGAACCACCTTTGACTCCAAATTATTCTTGAGTTTCACCTTTCACAAAATCAGAGGTGAGATAATTAGATTTAACGAGAAAAATAATCTTTTCTTACATAATTCTCTCTCAGCTGGTTCAGTTGTTCTTTGACCGAGAGGCCTGCGGTCAAACATGTCGAGCAAATGAAAAGTAACAAACTCAAATGGATTCGTGAGAAACGAGACATTTTCCTTGCCTCAAGTCGTGATTTTACTTGCAGGTATTGTGGCTCTGGGCCAATTGCCGTCTTATTTATACGAAACTAAGAGTTGTAATGCAGGCATTCTTGCGCAATTATGTTTACGCgttcatattttttccccccgtcgttttgaattattttctcatCCGCATCTACCCCACCAAGACCGTCTTCCTCATGTTGTCCTAGGGgttttcaatcatttttttgtttaaaaaaagccTTCGTATTAACGCTAGTGCTTTCATAGAAATGTGAGTttctatcaattttttttgccacCGGAAATAGTTGTTGATATCAATGGTTAGACTTGTATTGCATTTTACTCTTAAggatattttgtttatttacaactctatgatttatttttagtacTTGATCTAATTCTGCATTTCTGATGTTATCAGCATAACCAAGTCAAAAAATTTAGATGAAGAAATATCCAATGGGCGAAGAAGAGGGTTTACCATGGTTTGCCTTCCTGATCGCTGTTTCTGATAGTTTACTCCTTTCGTTCTCGTgctcattttttcaaatcgaaTTGTATTTTTCTCGCATGGTTACTATTTTGATATAGATTGTCACTATAAACTTTGCTTCAGTAGGCTAATCTTTCATCAACTATTACAATGTTTATATTTTAGATTCTAGTTCCTACGCAGTAGCGAGATGATTTTGCTCAAGCAACTGGAGAAAGTGGTACAAACGAACCGCAATGTCCATTTATTCGTGGCTATCGTGACTGCCGATCAGCAGGTGATTCTTACGATCCAGAGGTTCGGTGTACTCGCAGCATACGCCTCACAGTGGCCACCACAGCCACCGTCTACCTTAACACCAAGTACCGTAAGCGATGGCTAGACTCTCCAAGATTTCTTACTTTTCATAGTCGTCTCCAGTAAGTAATTACACGATTGATTTCGtaaatgaattattattaatactTTATTGATTTGAACTTGAACTTTCAACGTAGATCAGCAAACGATTTTACTTTCACTTTAACTTTCTACATCGACTGGGAAAGATTTTCTTGTAAAAGCCAACCGGTAAAAGCTGGAACGCTGTACAGTTTCACTCCTGCGCCTGCAATACTTGCTATCTGCAACCAAACCTGATCTCCCGCTTGCAAATTTACCGTAGATTGAAGCACTAACGGAGCTTCTTGCCCAGTAACTGTGTTAGCCTCATCAGTCCAACTATATCCGATTTGGAcgccattcaaaaaaatttgtacttgtAATCCAATCATAGACGAAGATGAAGTTGGGTAGCCAATCAATCCGGTAAATGAGAAGAAATAAGTTCCCGTTCGGGGCGCAGTAAATTTTCCTGAAGACAAATTCATGGCCCCTCCAATGTTCAATTTCTCAGTCGTGTAGGAGATCGGAATATTTGTTGAATTGAATGAACTGGAATCCTTCGTAACCAAGAAATAAGTTGGCACGGATTGGACATCAGCGAATCCCATCCATTTTTCGAAACCTACGTATATTAAATTGTTtgatcaaaattcaatgattcAATTATTTATGTTGAATTATTCATTTACAGTTGATCCAACATTCAGTTGTACGTACCCGCATCGCTGGGAAGTTTAGTAAAGTCACAGTAGACATTTTCCACCATTGCAGTGCCCATGACTGAATATAAACCAGTTAAAGTGTGTCCGATCCTCCACAAATCTTCGCAGGACTTTGGCATTCCGGTGACGGCCATGTGTCCGCTACATTCTAACCTTCCCAGCGTGTATTGGCCGGAAGAGACATCCAATATGGTACGACCGAAGTTCAAACGCGTgattggcagcaaattcttgaCAGTGATAACTCCTGCAAGGTGATACGTTTATAACTAATTAACAGCGGGCAAGAATTAACAATTACCACTATCAGCTAACAGTGTAGGTAGACCGGAGTCGCAGTTACACGTCACGGCTGGTGATTCAACACAATTTCCATCCAATCCGCATTGGCAGGTGTGGACGCTGGAGTTACTTCCTGACCAAAAGTATTGTGGTTTTTCATCTCTATCGTTCCACCAGGAATATGTGATGCCATTAATCTCCAACGGAGCGCTGATGCAATCGTACTAACACATTTTTATCACAATTAAATAAGAATTAtgtaattattcaaatttaggAACTGAACTCACTCTAATCGATTGATGACATTCGTTAGACAACTCAGCTAATGCCATAATCTGTCTCATAGTTGCGTTGTACTTGATGGCCTTTGAATAACAACCAGGATCAGCGCAGTTTCCCACGTCAGTCTTCGATTCGGTGTCGTGTAAAATTTCTGTAGAACCTGTGGCCATGTTACAAAAGACGTAAATAGGATCGTCGCCCACACCTTGGCCGTCTGGATCGACCCAGTACATTCCGGAACTTAAAGAAGGATCGGCTGCTCGGGTCTCTCTGCAGGTCCTGAGGACGTAAATTTTCCCAGAAGGTTGACTGATAGCAGAAACAGATTTGCTGCTGATTGGTTGTTGACTCTGTAAAGCAATTAGAAGTGATTCTTGATGCTGGACTTTTTCTTCCAGTTGAACGACTTTGGCCTCCAGTTGAACCACCTTTGActctaaattatttttcagttcCACCTTTCACAAAATCAGAGATAATTGTATGAGATAATTATatttaacgaaaaaaataatcttttctTACATAATTCTCTCTAATCTGGGTTAGTTGTTCCTCGACAGAGAAGCCTGCTGTCAAACATGTCGAGcaaatgaaaagtaaaaaacttaAATGGATTCGTGAGAAACGAATCATTTTTGTCGACTCGTGAAAGTCGCGATTTTACAGGAATTAATGCAGGTATAGTGGCTCTGGGCGAATCGCCGTCTTATTTATACGAATGTAACAGCTTAAAATGCATGTTTCCTTGCGCAATCACATGATTTTACGTCCCCATGGTCTTGTGAAATATTAACGATAACATCTGTAGTAAACAAGGGGAATATCTgattattttgtttggttcATTTTGTTTACCTAACCCATTTTGATTGTTTCGTTTATTAATACTTGGACTTTAAGATCAATTGACTGGGAGTTTTATTCAATGCCCTTTATCGGATAAAACGTTCtaaagtttgaatttgttcGCGCGTTTTGTAAGTAAGTCGATTATAAAACTGCAAAGCGCTCAATTTTCCCCTTATTTTAAGGTCGTTCTTAGTTCTAATGCATCAATCTATTTTAAGATTAACCGGGATTAACTTTCTGTCGGCTGTTGGAATCACTAAACTGTTACAACGTCTGGTAGAGGGCTCACTGTTTTTCAGATGTCACTTTTAGAAAACTTAACACTCCATCGCCATTCACCAATCCATCTGTTGCTTCCATCTTTACAAACCTGTGCTGTGCAATTGACATCTTATCAGCACTCaacaaacgaaatccaaattgGCAAATTGACATTGAAGAAGTATTACGACGTTGAGAATATGTGGTAAACTTTTCAATTCAAACCTGTTGAACTGAAAATAGCTACTGATCTATATcctattgaaaattgaaaataaaaccacTTTTGGTTCGTTTCTtatgcagaaaaaaaagaaaataactacTGAGGGTTGACAACTTCTTTTCCGCTCGGGAATGGAAGCCTGCTGGGAAAGGATAGCCCTTGATACCTGTTTAGGAGCCTTGGAAGGTAAATAAAAAGTACTCGTGGCACATTATTATCAGTAATCTCAGCACTCTCAATTTAATTCACTTTGAGATAATCCTTAAAGGAATCAGTGTTTGAAATTGTGTAAATTGATTGATCACAGGAATGAAAACCAATTAATatctgtttgatttttttttagtaaatttGACTATTGTTTTACATAACTGAAATCCTGCTGAGACTCATTATTCTTAGAAATGTAGTCAGTCAACTGCCTGTTTTGTTTAAACCAAAGTCaacaacaaattgataattttattgtcttttttttaaatttattttttgttttagttccCGGGCGACTCTCATGGACGATCTTCTTGTACTTTTTTAGGTTTCTGGGATGACGCTAGTGCACAGAAATGTCTCCTTAAAGATTCCGGTGAGAggtgaaatttcaaatcattCACATAATCACCACGAGATTAAAAATGTAATCTTGTTCAGGATGTTGCCAGCCCTTTCGTGATCGTGTTGTCCATTCATGATGCCAGTCCCGGTCTACCTCCAAGATGAAATTTCTATGGTGTCCGACAGATGACAggtacaaacaacaaacatcaACCGCCGTGTAACGTCTCGTTTTAACCGGGAATCCTTTGTCATCAATGGTTGCGTGTTGTTCCGATATTTATGGACATGCAAATGCTGTCGTACATTGAACTGGGATTAATAGCACGTGCCATGCCAGTCGGCACGTTATAAATAGATGTTATTGTTGTGGGATTCTAACCGCTGGACGTGCTACTGCAGCTCAATTGACGCCTGAATGGGTAAACACGAACGCATAGCATTGTCGTTAGCACATGTTCCAATTGATCGCCTCAAACGAGAAAATGTGAATTTAAATAAAGTGTTTGCGTTCATGATAGCTCATTTACCGTTCCTGTAGTAACGAATGCGCATATGCAGTAACGActcctttgtttgtttgtgccaCACGCTcacgaatttctttttgttgtaaaCATTTTTAGATTCAACACGAGCAACGAAAAACAGTATTTTCTCATGGACTTTCACACTGCGAGATAAGGACCAGTTTTGCCAAGTTTGTTTTGCCAATATTCGAAGCCTTCGTCAAAAGATATCCGGCTACAGACGTGGTCGAACTGTGGCGTCTTTGACGGATGTTTCCGCCCAATCCCGATTCGTAGTTTCAGAATAATACGACACGAATGACCTTAATTTGGAGTACGTCAGTCATCTGCTTGGATATTGGAAGGTAAGCTTTTGATTCGCTTCTTTATTCCCACGTCTTTTCTCCCCAAATTTACCTTTAGTTGTCAACCCATTGAACGTAACGTATAGAAACAGATGTAATGTAGAACTGATATAATTTACAACAGATAGTAATAAGTAGACGGTTAggcaatttttgaaataacgTTCTGTCTTAACCCACGGGACATCATCAATGCAAAACAGATTTtcgaattataaaaaaaaaaagggctcaTCCAAATTGTTAGTtatttttctcgatttttctCTGCTGATTTTGTTCCGGACAAATTTTTAAGAATAATGGGTTCCAGTTCCCAATCTTTTCGAgtcgcttcttttttctactttttttttttcaactagtGCTACAATATTCTTCTGACTTTCTTCCTCAAAATTAGCCGAGAAATTATTTGTACTTTTATTCTCATTTTCCGCCCATTGTCCCAAATGTCTttacaaaatttgtttgtataTTTGGCGGGGGGTCGACCTCGAGACACTTTTGCTGGATGAGTTTTGGCGGAGTTGTGGGGACCTTGGTATGTTGACTGAGTCGGCCATTAATCATATGCTGTAGCAGAATGATTGTACTCAAGCAACAGGAGAAAGCGTTTGTGGAGCAAACAAACTGCTTTTTATAATTAGTCGTGGCTATCTTAACAGCCAATATCAGGTGGTTCTTACAACCCAACTGGTGTGCTCGCAGCGAACGAGTGACCAGCACAGCCACCGTCAACCCAAACATCAAGTCTACCTTTCATCGATGATGGCTGACTCCCAGAATTTCATACTTTCCATGTTCATCTCCGGTAAGTAGTTCAACGATTGATTTCGCtactctatttcttttcccctcctttttttgtcgttGCCCATTTTTACTAAGAAATTGTAAAATTGTATCAACTATTGTTATTCAATAATTCTTTATTGTTTCAACAATTGTTACAAATTGTAAAATTTGTAACAGATTGTACAAATTGTAAGATTGTAACAAATTGTAAAGTTTGAAACGGAGGAAATGAATTATTACTTTATTGGATTGAATTGAGGGGGTGTAGATTAGGAAACATATTAACTTTCAATCTGACTTTCTACAGCGATTGGTAAAGATTTTCTTGTAAAAGCCAACCGGTAAAAGATCGTACAGAATGCATAGTCACTCCTGCTGTAATGGCTGTAACCTGCAACCAGACCTGATCTCCCGCTTGCAAATTGACCGTCGATTGTACAACTACCGGAACTTCTTGCCCAATAACTGTGTTGGCCTCATCATCCCAACTGCTTCCGATTTGAAtgtcattcaaaaaaattcctaCTACAAATTGAGCCAAAGAGGAAGATGAAGTTGGGAAGGCAATCAGTCCGGTAAATGAGAAGAAATAAGTTCCCGTTCTGGGTGCAGTAAATTTTCCTGAAGACAAATTCATGGCCCCTCCAATGTTCAGTTTCTCAGTCGTGTAGGGGATCGAAATATTTATAGAATTGAATCCATTATCTTTCGTGACCAAGAAGTAGGTTGGTACTGATTGGACGTCAACGAATCCCATCCATTTTTGGAAACCTTCGTATATTGAATTTTGGAATTAATTATAATGATGTTTCATTATAATATTAATTGGTTCAATGCAACATTCAGTTACTGTACACACCTGCTTCGCTGGGAAGTTTATTAAAGTCACAGTAGACATTTTCCACCATCGCCGTCCCCATGACTAAATATAATCCGCTTAAGGTGTGTCCGATCCTCCACAAATCTTCGCAGGACTTTGGCATTCCGGTGACGGCCATGTGTCCGCTACATTCTAACCTTCCCAGCGTGTATTGTCCGGAAGAGACATCCAATATAGTACGACCGAAGTTCAATCGCGTgattggcagcaaattcttgaCAGCGATAACTCCTGAAAGGTGatacgtcttttttttttaaataactaatTCAATAACGGaaaagaactaaaatttaCCGCTATCAGATAGAAGTGTAGGTAAACTGGAATCGCAGTTACACGTCACAGCAGGTGATTCTACACAGTTTCCATCCAATCCGCACTGGCAGGTGTGGACGCTGGAGTTACTGCCCGACCAAAAGTATTGCGCATTTCCATTCCTATCATTCCACCACGAATATACAATGCCATTAATCTCCAACGGAGCGCAGATGCAATCATACTGTAAgttttaatcaaaaataaattatgattgcgttattatttaattattgaaaGCTGAACGCACTCTAACGGATTGATGGCATTCGGTAGACAAATCAATTAATGCCATAATCTGTCTCATAGTTGCGTTATAGTTTACGGCCTTTGAATAACAACCAGGATCAGCGCAATTTCCCACGTCGGTCTTCGATTCGGCGTCGTGTAAAATCTCTGTAGAACCTGAGGCCATGTTACAAAAGACGTAAATAGGATCGTCGCCCACACCTTGGCCGTCTGGATCGATCCAGTACATTCCGGAACCTAAAGAAGGATCAGCTGCTCGGGTCTCTCTGCAGGTTCTAAGGACGTAAATTTTCCCAGAAGGTTGACTGATAGCAGAAACAGATTTGCTGCTGATTGGTTGTTGACTCTGTAAAGCAATTAATAGGGATTCTTGATGCTGGACTTTTTCTTCCAGTTGGACGACTTTGGCCTCCAGTTGAACCACCTTTGActctaaattatttttgagcTCCACCTTTCACAACATCAAAGGTGAGATAATTAAATTTGACGAAACgagtaaattaaattaattgtctTCTTACATAATTCTCCCTCAGCTGATTAAGTTGTTCCTCGACCGACAAGCCAGCGGTCAAACATGTCGAGCaaacgaaaagtaaaaaactcaAATGGTAACGTGAGAAACGAGACATTTTTCTTGGCTTTTAAAGTGGGATTTTACTTATAGGAATTAGTGTGGGCTCTGGACGAGTTACCTTCTAATTTATAATGAAGTAAGAGCTTGCAAAACAGCATGATAATCGTGAATCGTTATGATCGTGAAATATTAGTGATAAAGTGTGTATTAGACAAGGGATATATTTTGATAATCGGTTCATTTTATTTACCTAACCCATTTCGGTTGCTTCGTATCGATAGTTGAACTTCGTAACAATTGACAAaggttattattaaaaaaaatttttatcgaTGAAGCATTCTAAAATTGTGATTTGTTCTCTCGCGTTTATGTTTGTAAGTGGGTCAAATCGATAAGCGATGATCAAACTACAAAGTGCttatttcccccctccttATTTGATGGTTATTCTTAGTTCTAAattttaacgtatcaatctaATTAGGATTAACTATCTGCCAGCTGTTGGAATCATTCAACTGCTACAACCTCTGGTAGAGGGCTTACTGTTTTTCAGATGTCACACGTCACTTTCGGAAGAAAACTTGAC is a genomic window of Daphnia pulicaria isolate SC F1-1A chromosome 2, SC_F0-13Bv2, whole genome shotgun sequence containing:
- the LOC124326172 gene encoding uncharacterized protein LOC124326172 isoform X2, with the protein product MSLSPYHLSFLLFVCSTCLTAGFPVEEQLNQLRENYVELKNNLESKVVQLEAKVVQLEEKVQHQESLLIALQSQQPISSKSVSAISQPSGKIYVLRTCRETRAADPSLSSGMYWVDPDGQGVGDDPIYVFCNMATGSTEILHDTESKTDVGNCADPGCYSKAIKYNATMRQIMALAELSNECHQSIRYDCISAPLEINGITYSWWNDRDEKPQYFWSGSNSSVHTCQCGLDGNCVESPAVTCNCDSGLPTLLADSGVITVKNLLPITRLNFGRTILDVSSGQYTLGRLECSGHMAVTGMPKSCEDLWRIGHTLTGLYSVMGTAMVENVYCDFTKLPSDAGFEKWMGFADVQSVPTYFLVTKDSSSFNSTNIPISYTTEKLNIGGAMNLSSGKFTAPRTGTYFFSFTGLIGYPTSSSSMIGLQVQIFLNGVQIGYSWTDEANTVTGQEAPLVLQSTVNLQAGDQVWLQIASIAGAGVKLYSVPAFTGWLLQENLSQSM
- the LOC124326175 gene encoding uncharacterized protein LOC124326175, with the protein product MSRFSRYHLSFLLFVCSTCLTAGLSVEEQLNQLRENYVELKNNLESKVVQLEAKVVQLEEKVQHQESLLIALQSQQPISSKSVSAISQPSGKIYVLRTCRETRAADPSLGSGMYWIDPDGQGVGDDPIYVFCNMASGSTEILHDAESKTDVGNCADPGCYSKAVNYNATMRQIMALIDLSTECHQSVRYDCICAPLEINGIVYSWWNDRNGNAQYFWSGSNSSVHTCQCGLDGNCVESPAVTCNCDSSLPTLLSDSGVIAVKNLLPITRLNFGRTILDVSSGQYTLGRLECSGHMAVTGMPKSCEDLWRIGHTLSGLYLVMGTAMVENVYCDFNKLPSEAGFQKWMGFVDVQSVPTYFLVTKDNGFNSINISIPYTTEKLNIGGAMNLSSGKFTAPRTGTYFFSFTGLIAFPTSSSSLAQFVVGIFLNDIQIGSSWDDEANTVIGQEVPVVVQSTVNLQAGDQVWLQVTAITAGVTMHSVRSFTGWLLQENLYQSL
- the LOC124326172 gene encoding uncharacterized protein LOC124326172 isoform X1, with amino-acid sequence MIRFSRIHLSFLLFICSTCLTAGFSVEEQLTQIRENYVELKNNLESKVVQLEAKVVQLEEKVQHQESLLIALQSQQPISSKSVSAISQPSGKIYVLRTCRETRAADPSLSSGMYWVDPDGQGVGDDPIYVFCNMATGSTEILHDTESKTDVGNCADPGCYSKAIKYNATMRQIMALAELSNECHQSIRYDCISAPLEINGITYSWWNDRDEKPQYFWSGSNSSVHTCQCGLDGNCVESPAVTCNCDSGLPTLLADSGVITVKNLLPITRLNFGRTILDVSSGQYTLGRLECSGHMAVTGMPKSCEDLWRIGHTLTGLYSVMGTAMVENVYCDFTKLPSDAGFEKWMGFADVQSVPTYFLVTKDSSSFNSTNIPISYTTEKLNIGGAMNLSSGKFTAPRTGTYFFSFTGLIGYPTSSSSMIGLQVQIFLNGVQIGYSWTDEANTVTGQEAPLVLQSTVNLQAGDQVWLQIASIAGAGVKLYSVPAFTGWLLQENLSQSM
- the LOC124326172 gene encoding uncharacterized protein LOC124326172 isoform X4, with amino-acid sequence MIRFSRIHLSFLLFICSTCLTAGFSVEEQLTQIRENYVELKNNLESKVVQLEAKVVQLEEKVQHQESLLIALQSQQPISSKSVSAISQPSGKIYVLRTCRETRAADPSLSSGMYWVDPDGQGVGDDPIYVFCNMATGSTEILHDTESKTDVGNCADPGCYSKAIKYNATMRQIMALAELSNECHQSIRYDCISAPLEINGITYSWWNDRDEKPQYFWSGSNSSVHTCQCGLDGNCVESPAVTCNCDSGLPTLLADSGVITVKNLLPITRLNFGRTILDVSSGQYTLGRLECSGHMAVTGMPKSCEDLWRIGHTLTGLYSVMGTAMVENVYCDFTKLPSDAGFQKWMGFTDVQSVPTYFLVTSGSFNSLNIPIPYTTAKLNIGGAMDMSSGKFTAPRTGTYFFSSTTLIGFPTSSSSVAYLYLGIFLNGIEIGKSWNDEANTVASQEVPVVLQSTVNLQEGDQVWLEIIGISTGGFIHSVKSFTGWLLQENLSQSL